Proteins found in one Anopheles aquasalis chromosome 3, idAnoAquaMG_Q_19, whole genome shotgun sequence genomic segment:
- the LOC126577988 gene encoding transient receptor potential cation channel trpm isoform X1 has translation MRKISSEGKAPRQTPNKDAALLPVLREKLLVLQMSDSVATPPLSPSPPPPSLYFESSSISSRSSIVEPFDLNVASLYQVFHVKRAARSWIEATFQKRECIKFIPNPKNEEICCCGQERRTHQFVPGIDPGVSGDLWTPTKHTRPQPTDAYGTIEFQGGAHPTKAQYVRLSYDTRPELLVQLFTREWNLELPKLLITVQGGKANFELQPKLKKVLRKGLLKAAKTTGAWIFTGGTNTGVTKQVGDALLLEGQQRSGRVVSIGIAPWGIVERNHELLGHNRDVPCHSISSPRSKLAVLNNRHAYFLLVDDGSQGRYGAELILRRKLEKYISNQKLQPFTHSSTPVVCLVIEGGTNTIRAVLEYVTDNPPVPVVVCDGSGRAADLIAFVHKYASDNGEQGVLESMHEYLVRKIKETFEVSAEQAERLYQELLLCTKNKNLITVFRIQDRPEGNTQELDQTILTALFKSQHLSPPEQLSLALTWNRVDIARTEIFVYGQEWPLGALDEAMMQALEHDRIDFVKLLLENGVSMRKFLTIPRLEELYNTKHGPANTLGYILRDVRPHIPKGYVYTLHDIGLVINKLMGGAYRSYYTRRKFRPIYAKVMNSYVNTHRKPSTFQRSAGINSMSLVAGLVPVTADMALFEFPFNELLIWAVLTKRQQMALLMWTHGEEALAKSLVACKLYKAMAHEAADDDLDTEIYEELRSYAKEFESKGLKLLDFCYRQDAERAQRLLTCELQSWSSQSCLSLAVAANHRAILAHPCSQIILADLWMGGLRTRKNTNLKVILGLLVPPFIKKLDFKSKEELQQMPQTEEEHLENQYLDYEDRDKKDPDAEKALITAAQSAKSAGESTTPPPQALLSDAYSMKDTKVQENGKVGLTGCLGSKVSLTESENTQYKEYDNDVRQQRPLKMKKKIYEFYTAPITKFWADSMAYVLFLVLFTYTVLVRMAEMPSWQEYYAIAYITTLGCEKIREIVSSEPVAISHKFSVWAWNMWNPCDAAAIIFFLIGLALRLRPYTMDIGRVIYCVDSIYWYLRILNILGVNKYLGPLVTMMGKMVKNMIYFVVLLLVVLMSFGVSRQAILFPNNDASWRLVRDVYYQPYFMLYGEVFADDIDPPCGEDPSQPACVTGHWVTPIAMSMYLLIANILLINLLIAVFNNIFIEVNAVSHQVWMFQRFTVVMEYQQKPVLPPPLIAFCHFYSLLRYAIRKAKGLKESRDNGLKLFLEKEDMERLYDFEEECVEGYFREQEILLHQSTEERIKNTDERVEHMAQKIEDINQKENIQTGAVQNIEFRLRKVEESAEQILSHLAVIHRFMSAHTLMQDPMQGSTSNVSANLAIGGSTVAVMGDQRARTISETDSCQIPGVTQRKKFNRSLTEVRPDAYIFDDGMHFEVRPVPEENENDRSPEKLPTDFGSRDRKLSIRSEDSELFPNTAMPKGLSPQESTGGVVKSSPPAVSPPFLNIRQDTASTESKDTLTPLDGADERTLVGEESVDELVDATSYEGLRQRTGRRRNSSMCGPGPGAVSAGASRDGPGLVGASGRRNSESASGGGLDINRSQTSLYQHGFSKRQHSITQSEPDSGNEQPVQRPTPKGRHLLLQIHTEYTSITDELESVCHMIASPTSSLREPELSNPQFAVMIEKKHLKECEDRDYKMMEALLQTRCSMDDSDDYFEDSAAEEHGPRKMLRRETAIELPVTPSKSNIVSLADSSQGNEDFALKNERAPLSNRNSLRDSKNSPLSMSSQNSPRNSQYMQAAYLNPSAFDAASRLYKKSCESLQKNSSTDTEYSLQPYRFIKQSSNETNSSFNIDNSSLTNDLSIDGETSLNSTVIEMVSGSTINVPATVATTSVATPGAPDADRGAGFQTKRTSSYGSAPQPAEPRGAGCLKKQFSIEKAGGTGERSVSISEGSERVGPVVSGLVVPAKPPRTTRFSDSLSLMGTKSVLSLLKESSSTSTEDTQNEHREAATIPCISTNLVQDEIAKLSSNIKSSTDEDTEPPINETMC, from the exons CGTGCCGCTCGCAGCTGGATCGAGGCAACGTTTCAAAAGCGCGAATGCATCAAGTTTATACCGAAcccgaaaaatgaagaaat ATGCTGCTGTGGTCAGGAGCGACGCACCCACCAGTTCGTGCCGGGCATCGACCCGGGCGTTAGTGGAGATCTTTGGACACCGACGAAACACACGCGCCCGCAGCCCACCGACGCCTATGGTACGATTGAGTTCCAGGGCGGTGCACATCCCACGAAGGCACAG TATGTCCGCCTTTCGTACGATACTCGgccggagctgctggtgcaactGTTCACGCGTGAATGGAACCTCGAGCTACCGAAGCTGCTCATCACGGTGCAAGGTGGCAAGGCGAACTTCGAACTGCAGCCCAAGTTGAAAAAG GTGCTTCGGAAGGGTCTTCTGAAGGCGGCCAAAACGACGGGCGCATGGATATTTACTGGCGGTACCAACACGG GCGTCACGAAGCAGGTTggtgatgcgctgctgctggagggccAACAACGGTCGGGGCGCGTCGTGAGCATCGGTATCGCGCCGTGGGGCATCGTTGAGCGTAACCACGAACTACTCGGGCACAATCGGGACGTTCCGTGCCACAGCATCAGTTCGCCAAG ATCCAAGCTGGCGGTGCTGAACAACAGGCACGCTTACTTTCTGCTCGTTGACGACGGATCGCAGGGACGCTACGGTGCGGAGCTGATCCTTCGGCGGAAGCTAGAGAAATACATATCGAATCAGAAACTGCAACCCT TTACTCACTCGAGCACCCCGGTAGTATGCTTGGTAATTGAGGGTGGTACAAACACAATCAGAGCTGTGCTAGAGTACGTCACCGATAacccaccggtaccggtagtAGTATGTGATGGATCAGGCCGGGCCGCTGATCTTATAGCGTTTGTACATAA GTATGCCTCGGACAATGGTGAGCAGGGTGTGCTGGAGTCGATGCACGAGTATCTGGTGCGGAAGATAAAGGAAACGTTCGAGGTGAGCGCCGAACAGGCGGAACGGTTGTAtcaggagctgctgctgtgcaccaAGAATAAGAACCTG ATAACGGTGTTTCGCATACAGGATCGACCGGAGGGCAACACTCAGGAACTGGACCAAACGATTTTAACTGCACTTTTTAAATCACAGCACCTCAGTCCACCGGAGCAGCTCAGCCTGGCGCTCACGTGGAACCGGGTCGATATTGCCCGCACGGAAATCTTCGTCTATGGCCAGGAGTGGCCCCTCGGTGCCCTGGACGAGGCGATGATGCAGGCGCTCGAGCACGACCGTATCGATTtcgtgaagctgctgctcgagaatGGCGTATCGATGCGCAAGTTCCTCACGATACCACGGCTAGAGGAGCTGTACAATACGAAGCACGGACCGGCCAACACGCTCGGGTACATCCTGCGTGACGTGCGGCCCCACATCCCGAAGGGATACGTCTACACGCTCCACGACATCGGGCTGGTGATCAACAAGCTGATGGGTGGTGCGTACCGGTCGTACTACACGCGGCGAAAATTTCGCCCAATCTACGCCAAGGTGATGAACAGCTACGTCAACACGCACCGGAAACCGTCCACCTTTCAGCGGTCGGCCGGCATCAACTCGATGAGCCTGGTGGCCGGTCTGGTCCCGGTGACGGCCGATATGGCGCTGTTCGAGTTTCCGTTCAACGAGCTGCTCATCTGGGCCGTGCTGACCAAGCGGCAGCAGATGGCGCTGCTCATGTGGACGCACGGCGAGGAAGCGCTCGCCAAGTCGCTGGTCGCCTGCAAGCTGTACAAAGCGATGGCACACGAGGCCGCCGACGATGATCTGGATACGGAGATCTACGAGGAGCTGCGCAGCTACGCGAAGGAGTTTGAGAGCAAAGGACTGAAACTGTTGGATTTCTGCTACCGGCAGGATGCGGAGCGGGCACAACGTTTGCTGACCTGCGAGCTGCAGTCGTGGTCGAGCCAGAGCTGCCtgtcgctggcggtggcggccaacCACCGGGCCATCTTGGCCCATCCCTGCAGCCAGATCATACTGGCCGATCTGTGGATGGGTGGACTGCGGACGAGAAAGAACACAAACTTGAAA GTTATATTGGGATTACTGGTGCCACCGTTTATCAAAAAGCTAGACTTTAAATCGAAGGAAGAGCTACAGCAGATGCCCCAGACCGAGGAGGAACATCTCGAGAATCAGTACTTGGACTACGAGGATCGGGACAAGAAGGACCCGGACGCCGAG AAAGCCCTTATTACCGCTGCGCAAAGTGCAAAATCAGCGGGTGAAAGTACGACTCCACCGCCACAG GCGCTTCTGTCTGATGCGTACTCAATGAAAGATACCAAAGTgcaggaaaacggaaaa GTAGGTCTGACCGGATGTTTAGGCTCAAAA GTTTCGCTAACAGAGTCCGAGAATACACAATACAAGGAGTACGACAACGATGTGCGTCAGCAACGACCactgaagatgaagaagaaaatctaCGAATTCTACACTGCTCCCATTACAAAGTTTTGGGCTGATTCG ATGGCGTACGTGCTGTTCCTGGTACTTTTCACGTACACGGTGCTTGTTCGGATGGCGGAAATGCCAAGCTGGCAGGAGTACTACGCAATCGCTTACATCACTACGCTTGGTTGCGAGAAGATACGCGAGATAGTTTCGTCGGAACCGGTGGCAATATC GCACAAGTTTTCCGTGTGGGCCTGGAACATGTGGAACCCGTGTGATGCGGCGGCAATAATCTTTTTCCTCATCGGTCTCGCTCTCCGACTCCGGCCATATACGATGGACATCGGACGAGTGATCTACTGCGTGGACAGCATCTACTGGTACTTGCGCATACTGAACATTCTAGGTGTAAACAAATATTTGG GACCactggtgacgatgatgggcaaaatggtgaaaaacatgatttacttcgtggtgctgttgctggtcgtGTTAATGAGCTTCGGTGTTAGCCGGCAAGCAATACTGTTCCCCAACAATGATGCAAGCTGGCGACTAGTGCGAGACGTTTACTATCAGCCGTACTTCATGTTGTACGGAGAGGTGTTTGCGGACGACATTGATCCACCGTGCGGAGAAGATCCATCGCAACCGGCGTGCGTCACGG GTCACTGGGTAACGCCGATCGCAATGTCGATGTACTTGTTGATTGCGAACATTCTACTGATCAATCTGTTGATTGCCGTGTTCAACAACATCTTCATCGAGGTAAACGCCGTATCGCACCAGGTGTGGATGTTCCAGCGGTtcacggtggtgatggagtaTCAGCAGAAGCCCGTACTACCGCCACCCCTGATAGCGTTCTGCCATTTCTACTCGCTCTTGCGCTACGCGATCCGCAAAGCGAAAGGGCTGAAGGAATCGCGCGACAACGGGTTGAAGCTGTTCCTGGAAAAGGAGGACATGGAGCGGTTGTACGACTTCGAGGAGGAGTGCGTCGAAGGTTACTTCCGCGAGCAAGAgatcctgctgcaccagtCGACCGAGGAGCGGATAAAAAATACGGACGAGCGCGTTGAGCATATGGCGCAGAAGATTGAGGATATTAACCAGAAGGAAAACATCCAGACGGGCGCCGTACAGAATATCGAGTTTCGGCTGCGGAAGGTGGAGGAGTCGGCCGAGCAGATACTTTCGCATCTGGCTGTGATACATCGCTTCATGTCCGCCCATACGCTCATGCAGGACCCGATGCAAGGATCTACGAGCAACGTGAGCGCAAATTTGGCGATCGGTGGCAGCACGGTGgccgtgatgggtgatcagcGGGCACGCACGATCTCGGAAACGGATAGCTGTCAGATACCGGGCGTGACGCAGCGCAAAAAGTTTAACCGCTCGCTGACGGAGGTGCGCCCTGATGCCTACATCTTCGACGATGGCATGCACTTTGAGGTACGGCCCGTACccgaagagaacgaaaatgATCGTTCACCGGAAAAG cttccgACGGATTTCGGGAGTCGGGATCGTAAGCTATCGATCCGGTCGGAAGATTCGGAGCTGTTTCCCAATACCGCGATGCCAAAAGGCCTCTCACCACAAGAATCAACGGGGGGTGTCGTAAAATCATCGCCCCCGGCAGTATCGCCACCATTTCTGAACATACGACAGGATACGGCCAGTACCGAAAGCAAGGACACGCTCACACCGTTGGATGGAGCCGACGAACGGACGCTCGTTGGTGAGGAATCCGTTGACGAGTTGGTCGACGCTACGAGCTACGAGGGTTTGCGGCAGCGGACCGGACGTCGGCGTAACTCATCGATGTGTGGACCAGGCCCTGGGGCCGTATCTGCCGGTGCTTCTCGGGATGGGCCGGGCTTGGTTGGCGCTAGTGGACGGCGAAACTCGGAGAGTGCTTCTGGCGGTGGGCTCGATATTAACCGTTCGCAGACGAGTCTTTATCAGCATGGGTTTTCGAAGCGACAGCACAGCATTACCCAGTCGGAGCCGGACAGTGGCAATGAACAAC CTGTTCAACGTCCTACACCGAAGGGACGGCATCTGTTGCTGCAGATACACACGGAATACACGTCCATCACGGACGAGCTGGAAAGTGTTTGTCACATGATTGCATCGCCAACGAGTTCGCTTAGAG AGCCGGAACTGTCTAACCCACAATTTGCCGTGATGATTGAAAAGAAGCATCTGAAAGAGTGCGAAGATCGGGATTACAAGATGATGGAAGCCCTGCTGCAAACGCGCTGCTCCATGGATGACAGTGACGATTACTTTGAAGACTCGGCGGCAGAAGAGCATGGACCGAGGAAAATGCTTCGACGCGAAACGGCTATCGAGCTGCCCGTGACACCGTCCAAATCGAACATCGTGTCGCTGGCGGACAGTAGCCAGGGAAATGAAGATTTTGCGCTGAAAAACGAACGGGCACCCCTATCGAACAGGAACTCGTTGCGCGACTCCAAGAACTCACCGCTGTCCATGTCCAGCCAGAATTCACCGCGGAACTCGCAGTATATGCAAGCGGCATACCTAAATCCTTCCGCGTTCGATGCGGCCAGCCGGCTGTACAAGAAGTCGTGCGAAAGTTTACAGAAGAACTCCAGCACCGATACCGAGTACTCGCTGCAACCGTATCGCTTCATCAAGCAGAGttcgaacgaaacaaacagtTCGTTCAACATCGACAACTCCTCCCTCACGAACGATCTGTCGATCGACGGTGAGACGAGCCTCAACTCGACCGTCATCGAAATGGTTTCAGGCTCGACGATAAACGTTCCAGCGACGGTAGCGACCACGTCGGTAGCGACGCCCGGGGCACCGGATGCTGATCGTGGCGCAGGtttccaaaccaaacgcaCCTCATCTTATGGTAGCGCGCCGCAGCCAGCGGAACCGCGTGGCGCTGGGTGTTTGAAGAAACAGTTTAGCATAGAGAAGGCAGGTGGAACCGGGGAACGGTCTGTGTCGATTTCGGAAGGCTCGGAGCGAGTTGGCCCGGTTGTGTCGGGTTTGGTAGTGCCGGCCAAGCCACCTCGCACGACTCGGTTTAGTGATAGTTTGAGCTTGATGGGGACGAAAAGTGTATTAAGTCTGCTGAAGGAGAGCAGCTCCACCAGTACGGAGGACACGCAGAATGAGCATCGCGAAGCAGCTACCATACCGTGCATAAGCACAAACCTGGTGCAGGACGAAATTGCCAAGCTGTCGTCCAACATCAAGAGCAGCACGGACGAGGACACCGAGCCACCCATCAATGAGACCATGTGCTGA